The Christensenella timonensis DNA segment GCGGTAGCGCTTTATAAAAAAGGGGTGACGGCGGCGGACAAGGCGTCTAAGCTGCTGAAAAAGTACGAGAGTGAACTGGAAATCATTGAGGAAAGCGAGAGGGATTGAAAATGTCTGATGTTGTAACGAAGTACACAAAGGAAATCGACTTGAGGCTTACTGAATTATTGGATGCGGCAGATACCAATGCTACGATCAAGGAAGCGATGAACTACAGCGTGTCCGCAGGGGGCAAGCGCCTGCGCCCTACACTGAATATCATGTCGAACGCGCTCCTTGGCGGCAATATGAAAGAAACGCTGGACATCGCCTGCGCGATCGAGATGATCCATACCTATTCGTTGATCCACGACGATCTTCCGGCGATGGACAATGACGAATTGCGCCGTGGTAAACCGACAAACCACATGGTCTATGGAGAAGGCATGGCGATCCTCGCGGGTGACGGCCTTTTAAACTATGCATATGAAGTCATGTTGAAAAATGCCATGCGCTATGAAAACAACATTGACGCACATTTGAAGGCAATGCTGGAGGTGGCCCTGAGTGCCGGGATCTATGGGATGATCTCCGGACAGGCGGGAGACCTGGAAAACGAAGGGAAAAAACTGGATGCAAAGGACGTTTACTATGTGCACAGGCGCAAGACGGCGGCGCTTATGAAAGCTGCGCTTACTTCCGGCATGATGCTTTGCCATCCGGATGAAAAATATCTGGAGGCGATCGATACCTATGGTGAAGATATCGGCCTGACGTTCCAGATCATTGACGATATCCTCGATGTAACGGGCGATGCGGAGAAGATCGGCAAGACGTTAGGGAAGGATGCCCAAGAAGAGAAATTTACCTTTGTTACGCTGTACGGTGTGGAAAAATCGATGCAAATCGCGGAACGCAAGACCCAGGAAGCAATCGATGCGCTGCAGATATTCGGCGATAAAGGCAAAGACCTGGCGGAACTTGCGGAAGTGATCTTGAGGCGGCAGAAATAATGAAGATCGCAATCGATGGGCCTGCAGGCGCTGGGAAAAGCACTGTTGCGAAAGCAATCGCGGCAAAGCTGCATATGAATTATCTGGATACGGGAGCCATGTACCGCGCGACAGCTTACGCTATGATCGAAGAAGGGATCGAGCCTGCTGACGCGGCAAAGGTGGTTCCTGCGCTTAGCAAACTCGATATGGCGATCTGTTATGAAAACGGGTTGCAAAAGGTACTGGTGAACGGTGTTGACGTAACGCCTTACATCCGTACTTCGCGTATTTCCAAAGGCGCGAGCGATATTGCGGTGATTCCGGAGGTGCGTTTGAAGCTGGTCGATATCCAGCGCGAAGTCGCCAACCAATATGACATCGTCATGGACGGCAGGGATATCGGCACGTATGTCCTGCCGGATGCGGACAAGAAATATTTTATTACCGCTTCGGCGCATGAGCGTGCGCGCAGGCGCTGCGAAGAGATCCGCCAAAGCGGACAGGAAGCGGACATCGATGTGATCGAACGCGAGATCGTCGCGCGGGACAAAACAGATTCCAACAGGGAATTCGCACCGCTCAAGCAGGCGGAGGACGCAATTTTGGTAGATACGACCGATATGGATAAAGAACGGGTGATCGATTGGATCATTGGGGATATAACAGGAGTGGAAAGCTAAATGGTATATTTTTTAGCGCGTGTACTTGCTTATATCGTTTTGATTCCCTGTTTTTTTGTCAGGCGTATCCACAAAGAAAATCTGAAGATCAGGAATGGGTGTGTGGTGATATGCAACCACAAATCAAACTGGGATCCCATCGTTTTGGGCCACAGCATCATGAGCCAGCCTATCTGTTATATGGCCAAGGAGGAATTGTTCCAGAATAAAGTTGCGAATTTCTTTTTGCGCCGCTTGCACGCGATCCCGGTGGCGCGTGGGAAAAGCGATATGAAAGCGGTAAAGACGGGAATGGCCGCGTTAAAGGACGGAAAGATATTGGGGATTTTCCCGGAGGGGACGCGCAGCGAGGATGGAAAGCTGCTGCCTTTTGAACCTGGAGCCGCGTTGATGGCGCTGCGCGCGAATGTGCCGGTCGTGCCCGTCTATATCAGCGGGAATTATAAGCTGTTCCATCCGGTCAGGGTGTATGCACATCCGGCGATCGATCTGAAGGAGGTCGTCGGCGGTAAAACAAACAGTAAAACCATTGCGCAGGCAACGGAATATCTGCAAAACGTGATGCAGGAAATGAGCGTAAAAGCATGTCAAAAATAATCGTCGCAAAGCACGCTGGTTTTTGTTTTGGAGTTGCGCGTGCGGTGGACACAGTCAACGGCATCATCGGCACATACGACCATATATACACATATGGGGAGCTGATCCATAATAAGGACGTGGTGGAGTCCTTGAGCGGGAAAGGCGTTCTCGTCACGGAAGATATAGACAGTGTGCCGCAGCTTGCAAGCACATTGATCATTATACGCTCCCATGGGGTTTCGCGCGATGTGTATGAAAAGATCAAGGAGCGGGGATTTGAAACGCTGGATCTTACATGCCCGTTTGTTACGCGTATCCATAAACGCGTGATCGAGGCGGGCGATATGCCTGTGATCATCATCGGTGCAAGCGACCATCCGGAAGTGATCGGCATCAAAGGCTGGGCGCAGGGAACGGTGTATGTGGTCAACAATGCACAGGACGCTGCCAAAGTGCCAAAGATGGAGCGTGCGCTGGTGGTGGCACAGACAACGATCACACACGCGCTGTGGGATGAGGCGGTCAATCAACTAAAGGAACGGGTCGCAATACTTGACCTGTTCAATTCGATTTGCGATACGACGCAAAAACGGCAAAAGGAAGCCGTGGAGCTGGCGCGACAATCGGATATCGTTCTGGTCGTGGGGGGACGACATTCTTCCAATACGGAAAAATTGTATAACCTATGTAAAAATAATTGCGAAAAAACCTATTATATCGACAATATCGAGCAACTTCCACTTGAAAATGTGTCGATTCATGATATAATAAGTATTGTCGCCGGTGCATCGACACCGGATTGGTTAATTAGGGAGGTAAAGACACTTATGAGCGATGTCGAAAAAGTAATGGATACTGAAACTGCGGAGGAGAAGGACGTATCCATGGAAGAACAATCACAGGCAAACGAGGATTTCATGGCTGAAATCGAGAAATCGTTTGTATATATTAAGAGAGGGCAGATTGTGACCGGAACGGTTGTTCAGATTTCCGACAGCGAGATATGTGTCAATATTGGTTATAAATCTGACGGTATCATCAAAAAAGAAAATCTTACCGCCGGTGGTGATGTCAATCCGCAGGATATGTTCTCAGTAGGGGACGAGATCGAGGCGGAGGTCGTTGCCTTAAACGATGGCGAAGGAAACGTAGTCCTTTCCAGAAAATCCATTGAATCCAAACTGAAATGGAAAGAACTGGTGGAATCCCTCGACGAAACGGCTGTTTATACGGTTAAGGTAGATAAGGTAGTC contains these protein-coding regions:
- a CDS encoding lysophospholipid acyltransferase family protein → MVYFLARVLAYIVLIPCFFVRRIHKENLKIRNGCVVICNHKSNWDPIVLGHSIMSQPICYMAKEELFQNKVANFFLRRLHAIPVARGKSDMKAVKTGMAALKDGKILGIFPEGTRSEDGKLLPFEPGAALMALRANVPVVPVYISGNYKLFHPVRVYAHPAIDLKEVVGGKTNSKTIAQATEYLQNVMQEMSVKACQK
- a CDS encoding bifunctional 4-hydroxy-3-methylbut-2-enyl diphosphate reductase/30S ribosomal protein S1, whose product is MSKIIVAKHAGFCFGVARAVDTVNGIIGTYDHIYTYGELIHNKDVVESLSGKGVLVTEDIDSVPQLASTLIIIRSHGVSRDVYEKIKERGFETLDLTCPFVTRIHKRVIEAGDMPVIIIGASDHPEVIGIKGWAQGTVYVVNNAQDAAKVPKMERALVVAQTTITHALWDEAVNQLKERVAILDLFNSICDTTQKRQKEAVELARQSDIVLVVGGRHSSNTEKLYNLCKNNCEKTYYIDNIEQLPLENVSIHDIISIVAGASTPDWLIREVKTLMSDVEKVMDTETAEEKDVSMEEQSQANEDFMAEIEKSFVYIKRGQIVTGTVVQISDSEICVNIGYKSDGIIKKENLTAGGDVNPQDMFSVGDEIEAEVVALNDGEGNVVLSRKSIESKLKWKELVESLDETAVYTVKVDKVVKGGVLAKLEGYDAFIPASQLSLKYVEDLSEFVGQELQVNIIEADKRQRRFVLSHKNILKAAAEEEEKKLYETFKKGDKVTGKIKRLTDFGAFVDIGGVDGLLHITDISWVKVKHPSDVLNVGDDIEVLIMNVDPEKKRISLGLKQLEPKPWDKAPEKYIVGDTVEGTVVRIMPFGAFVSLEPTIDGLIHISQVTNRRLEKVEEELRIGDKVTAKIMEVNPAKKRISLSIRALMDEPEKAAKKEADGKEREEKFHYEIPPVEGATSSLADFFPKMDDSEDDK
- a CDS encoding polyprenyl synthetase family protein; protein product: MSDVVTKYTKEIDLRLTELLDAADTNATIKEAMNYSVSAGGKRLRPTLNIMSNALLGGNMKETLDIACAIEMIHTYSLIHDDLPAMDNDELRRGKPTNHMVYGEGMAILAGDGLLNYAYEVMLKNAMRYENNIDAHLKAMLEVALSAGIYGMISGQAGDLENEGKKLDAKDVYYVHRRKTAALMKAALTSGMMLCHPDEKYLEAIDTYGEDIGLTFQIIDDILDVTGDAEKIGKTLGKDAQEEKFTFVTLYGVEKSMQIAERKTQEAIDALQIFGDKGKDLAELAEVILRRQK
- the xseB gene encoding exodeoxyribonuclease VII small subunit codes for the protein MPEKDLEAYIEELKEISEKISQEDIKLAEAVALYKKGVTAADKASKLLKKYESELEIIEESERD
- the cmk gene encoding (d)CMP kinase, whose amino-acid sequence is MKIAIDGPAGAGKSTVAKAIAAKLHMNYLDTGAMYRATAYAMIEEGIEPADAAKVVPALSKLDMAICYENGLQKVLVNGVDVTPYIRTSRISKGASDIAVIPEVRLKLVDIQREVANQYDIVMDGRDIGTYVLPDADKKYFITASAHERARRRCEEIRQSGQEADIDVIEREIVARDKTDSNREFAPLKQAEDAILVDTTDMDKERVIDWIIGDITGVES